ggtttaaactaaaggagggagattcaggccggacatgaggaaggaattgttgtcctgagggtggtgagagcctgtgccaggtacccagagaggtggtggatgaaccgtccctgagacatcccaggccaggctggacggggctctgagcaccctgagctggtgaagatgtccctgtcatggcagggggctggggggctggggagggccctGCAGCACAAACCCTCTGTGATTCGGTGACCAAAGCCACCGCCACCTCCTGCTGGCTCGATCCATCCTGCTGACTCTGATTTTTCGTCCTGTTCTTGTGATAAGAGGAACAAAAGTGTTTTAGAAACCCCTGGGATGGGCTgtggaggtcccttcaacccgaACCATTCCGCGGTTATACGACTCTGTGATCTCCTGAAGTGCTGACGCTTTTCAATCAGCCCTGGGTGCAGGGGCAGGATTTCCATCCAGTCTCAGAGAACGGACCTGAAGAAACCTACACTCTCCCTAGAACTACACTCAAGTGGCAAATGAGGCTTTTGTAATGTGCACATATTGATGCTACGGCACAGAACAGTAACAACGTGAGAAGGCACAGACACCCGTCACACTCCCAAATACCGACGGGTGAAAAACCAGACGCTTACTGCAGCTGACGGCGACTGTTGGCTTCTGCAGAAACCACCACCTTCTAGTTCATTTTTGTCAGTACCCACTGTAGGGCAAatctgaaagggaaaaacatgttttggtCATCCCTGTTTGATGCCATAAGCAGAAGGACTGGTCACAGTCTCCAGTAATAGACGCGCTATTCACGAGAAGTTAagaaatttgaagaaaataacataatAAGGAACACTTGCATTCGTCATGCTGTTCCACAGGTCTGCATTTCTCGTATTCTTGTAGCTGTACTTCTGCAGGTACTGCACAAGTCCAGCTTTGAACACATCAGCAGTCAGGTAGTCCCTCAGCATGTTTAATATACAAGATCcctgaaaaaaagagcaacaacGTGTTTCCAAAACGTCTCCTTATCTGGCAAGATAATTGTTTCAGAAGAACCTCGTGCCACTAATCTACACAACAGTTCACTTTTGTATGGCTCTCtggttaaaaaataatctagttTTACATATATTGAACCAGTACTCTGGTTTTTTGTCATCATTActcttaaaaatattactgattaagttatgttatttttttaattactatacAAGCCAGCACCATATAATGCTCCAGTGAAAAATGCTCCTTGGGTTAAGaacctaaaaaaaaaggtttaaggCTAAACTGACACAGAACAAACAGAAGAAGTAAAGGCTCCTTCAttttagaaatggaaaaggCAACTGCGGTTTGAATCCACCGAGGTGTTTCGGACAAGGGGCAACTCAGGTCACAAAACCACTAACACCACGTGTCAGGGACACCCTACATGTGGGGTGAAATCAGTGACACACAACCGCAGAGCGCATGGAGTACAACAGTGAAACCAACAGCACTTATGTGCTTTACCTTCTCATAAGAAACGTCATCAAACATTTCTAAGATTTGAGCTGGATCTTCCACAGGAGTAGAGATGGGATGTGACGAATCTAGTGCATCCACTTCCATGGCATCAAAACATCTCCTCAAGAAATGGTCTTCCTGAGAGGAGGCAAAACCAAATATCACTACTCAGTTCTGCACGGTGACCGCTGAATCCCTACTCATTCACTTTTCAGCCTATTCTGCACGATATTTAAATTGTACgaagaaagcaaaacatatATTTCTTCTTAGTCCGGAGCATAAAACGACCAAAACAATAATACAGACAGCCAAGTGAGTTCTGGTGTTCTAAACTGAAATAGTCGAGCTAGTGAGGCTTAAAAAATAGGTCCAAAAAGATACGTGCACATTCCCACAGTCTGATGACAGGGTGGTCAATAAtcataaaacaaattaaaaaggaaaatacggTGAATTTCACTACTATCACACCACTGTAGTGCTACGGCGAAACTCTGCCCAGATGCATTGTTCATCTCACTTTGGAATAAATTTCATATATCAGACTTCTGCTAAGCTAGTAGAAGGATTTTAGTGTGTTCAAGTCCAACCCTATTTGATGAAATAAGATAAAAtgatttctttacatttttggaagtctaaatgtctttttaaaagaagaatatGCTTTCACTGCGATCATTACCTTCCGTCATAGGCTCCTGAAAATATGTACATATAGTTAAATCAACATTCCTACCCTTCAGACATCACCTCAAAGAGAAATTATAAAGTGTTTCACAGCACAAATCTGCTTGATCTTTAACCTTATTAATTAGTGGAATTAGAAGACAGTTATAAAACAAAAGTACAGTAGCAGGTGCTTACAACTGCCAGCTCTGGGTGGGTAACACGGACCGACACAAACTCCATGAACTTGGCAAACCCCTCGTTTAACCACAGGTCGTTCCACCACTCCATGGTAACGAGGTTGCCAAACCACTgcgaaaaaaggagaaaaagagagctTCTGAATTGAAATACACGATTTATCACAAGAGCTGCTACTGAAACCACATTTATAGCGTGTTATTGTCCTCTAAGGAACCTTTTTAGAGATACAGCTTGCTTGGGCCTCTCCccatttaatttctcattttaacGGTAATTCACTAAAGCAGCGGCTTCCACTCACGTTCCATTAAAACTTGTAAAGAAGCCACCTGTGAAACAACTTGCCTTCCCAAAGTTCTACGTGCCTATTTTGGTGGCGTGCAATTAATTTCAAGGGCTGACAATGGTGCAGAGTCCCCATGGCACTGGAGCTGCGGAGCTGAACACATCTGTGTTTAGAGCCCCGATACGCACACTCACCGAAGCTGCTATTTTCATGTTATAGCCTCAAAATGCCCGTACCACAGAGGATCCATCAGCCCTGACCCCTCTGCAGGCCCACTCGAATCCCTCGTTCTTGCCCAAACCTGACCTGGTGAGCCAGCTCGTGGGCTATGACCATAGTAATCCACAGCTTAGAAGACGCCGAGGACTTCTCGGGGTCGTACAACAACGCGGATTCCCGGTATGTGGTCAGTCCCCAGTTTTCCATAGCGCCAGACTGGAAATCGGGAATAGCTGCCAAGtctagaagagaaaataaagaggaaaagcaataaaaacaaaacaccacagcaCTAGTACCATTTTATTCAATAGAGAACCTGCTCGCTCATCCCACCGCCCGGCCACACAGGCACACGTGTCACACACACTCCCAATGGCTCCCTTACATATATTtgcaaaaacatattttaaaaagctctgTACACAAGATGGGAGTTTCAGTTCCCAGTGGAGCTTCTCAAAATGTCCTTCAGTCCTCTGAATCACTCAGTCTAAAAGCCTTTGAGCCTAACGTGGTGCTGTATCAATACCCCAAATCACTGACTTTGTGCCAATGATTTTACTCGCTGTGCTTAGTAAGGCTCTTGAACGGATTCTGTTGTTTAACACTTACCTTGTTTGGGCAGCGGATACGGAATGCTGAAGTAGTCCTCGTAGAAGTCCAGAAGCTTCACCGCAGCGTCCAGGGCGTAGCCAGCCTGGTGGATCTTGTCGGGCGCCGCGTACACGGAAACCTGCGGCGGACACGGGCAGCGCGTCGGCCGGCACCCAGCCTGCAGGCTGCCCCAGGCACGGGTGCCCCGGTGACCGCAGAGGGGACACCCGAGCGCACGCTCGACTCCTCCCACACAGCGGTTATTAAGGCATTTGAAGAGAAATGCCATCGGAAGTGGGAATGCAAGTTTTGAAAGTTACCCAGCAGAACCACGATGCCCCAAGAAAGCTCCTACAATCTCCACCCGTACCACGTCAGAATTGTTCAACTGATAACGGGTTTAGTTTAGTGCTGATGCTTcattaaaactgtatttcatttGCCTTAATTACATGAAACAAACTATGTTACCAGTATGTTATGTGTTAGGTTATGTGTTAGGTTAATGTGTTATGTTAATGTGTTATGTTAATGTGTTACGTTATGTGTTATGTGTTGTGTTACGTTGTTATGTGTTATGTGTTGTGTTATGTGTTACGTGTTATGTGTTATGTTATGTTGTGTTGTGTTATGTTATTTGCAAACCTGTTACCaatgcttttgaaattaataGAGGTCAGAATGCAAACTAACCATCTAATTACAAAAccaatttctttctctcctttcattCCTGTAAAATGTCAAGATACATAAATCCAATGATTTAACTGAAAAGTAAATCGTTATGTATTGACACAGACTTAAATACTAAAGAGCTGTGAGAAGATGAGACTGAGTTACCTTAATTCCATGACTGGTCGTTTTGCTGATGGATTTAAAATCCGAAACGATGAAGGCCACGAGGTACGTGCTCATCTTGACCGTCGTATCAAAATGGTCTTCAACGAGCCAGGGCGTTAAACTCACAGACTTCACCTAAAAACGTGGAGACCAACAACGGTTGTGTTTCTTCTCAGTTTAAAAAGACGCAATTAATCTCACACAATTTCATCCGATTAGCAGCTGTATAAATCCCAGCAGCCGTTGTTACACAAGAGACGTGAACTCCCGCAAATTGTGGCTCAGTTACCACAAATATGTAGTTCAGCATAAAACGAGTTGCGTGTTGAGGCCTCACTTCTCCGCTCCTGGTTGCACAGAGCCTTAGCTAACTAATTCAGACCTGGAACGTATTTAGCGCCCACTCCTTAATCACTACTTTATGCATTGATCTACAATGCACCTGTGGAAGGAGTTTCGGGGGTGCTGTCCCCTGATTTATAAAGGTTATTTTCCTTGCAAACCAGCAGCTAACAGTACAGAAGAAATTACAAAGAATCACCTACACCCAAAGTAAGATCAAAGTACAAAACACGGTTAACCCTGTATACTTAGTATTTGTAATCACAAACAGTATCTGTAGAGATTATACATATGGCACTTTGACTCAGATGTTTTTTTGAAGTGTAAATTACTTTTTCACAGAGAAGGTGCTGCTTATCTGACAATTAATACACATGAATCGTGTatttattcatatatatatgtatcatCATTGATCTTAAAACCTAAGATCAACATAGAAAGCATTTCCTAAGTAAAACGGGGACTATGGAGACTGCGTTGTGCTGCTCATTCTCACGCCTCTGCTGAGCAGCAGGAACCCACACAACGCATCAttatcttaatttcttcttagcTTTGTGTCAAGACAGCAGCACCACGCTCTCAGGAGAGAACTGAGGGGATGTCCAGCGCCGGTCTGGATGTTCTGCTCTCCTTTCGCTTTCAGTTTCAGAGACCATCAACCAACAGCACACGGTTCAAAGTTCCACCTACAATGGGCATGTTGGACAGCGCGAGGTGCTTCGGCTCCCTCCTGATCTTAACCGAGAACGTGGCTTTAAAGGCCGGCTCGTCGAAGCACGGGAAGGCCATCCGCGCCGCCGTCGGCTCGAACTGCGTTGCTGCAAGCACTctaaatggggggaaaaaagggtttTGGTCACACACCTTCACATGCACGGCATTCACCCCTTTAGTGTGAAAACAGTTAACTTCAAGTTTACAAAATAACTACCGGTACTACCAAAAACTTGTGCATGTCACGGACCGATTACCATTTCTCAGTCTGTGGTGGGCAACTGAGGCGGCCGAAGGAAGCCTGACCGAAGTCCCCTGGAGGGGCTGCGGAGCACCAGGCCCCGCAGCTGCCATGGCTGCTCCACCACGACCCAGGGAAcctcagcacagacacacacggagctgctggagaggggccagaggagccccaggaatgacctgaggctgaaacagctctgctggggacaggtgagagagctggggtgttcactggagaagagaagctctgggagaccttagtgcacctttcagtgcttaaaaggggcccatgagaaagatgggacagacttttgagcagggcctgttgtgacaggacaagggctgatgggttaaactaaaggagggagattcaggccggacatgaggaagaaattgttgccctgagggtggtgagagcctgtgccaggtacccagagaggtggtggatgaaccatccctgagacatcccaggccaggctggacggggctctgagcaccctgagctggtgaagatgtccctgtcatggcaggggactggggggctggggagggccctGCAGCACAAACCACCTGCGGTTCTGTGGATCAGTGGATGCTTTGGCGGAGTCAGGCCCAGCAGGGCCAGAGGCAGGAGCCCCACCACACACCACCCGTGGGCTGCGAGGTGCTGCCTGACCTGCCGCAGGAGCCCGACCACTGGAGTAGCTTGGgacacagaaaactgaaaggtgGCAGCATTTTCTAGAAGCAGCTACTCCATGTGGctgcatttcatagaatcacagaatcgttttggttgcaAAAGCACCTCAAGGTCACCGAGCCCACCCAttcccacccctgtccctgccccgtgtcctgagaacctcacgtccgtctgtccagccctccagggacggtgactccagcgctgccctgggcagcctgcccCACCCCACTCACCCCAGGGAACCCGCCGTATCTCGTTGTAACACCCACCGCACCTGAGCTCCCCGTCCCGGGTGCGGTAGGTGCTCCGGTAGAAGCCGCGGAAGGTGTCGGAGAGGTTGGCCCGGTACTGCAGGCTCAGGGTGTAGTTCCCGGGGCGCAGGGGCTGCGCGGGCAGCAGCGCCAGCTGCTCCCGGTCCCGCCGCTCCAGCACCCGCAGCGGCcgccccggggcggccccgccgaGCGCCacggccgccgccgccacccgcAGCCCCTTGGCGTGCAGGACGATGGCGCCGGCCGGCCGGGCGACCCGCAGCTCGATGTCGGCGCGGCCCGCGAAGCTCAGCGTGCTCAGGTTGGGGTGGAGGAGCAGGTGGTACCGCAGCGGCTCCACGTGCGGGGGCAGCCGCACCGCGTCCCAGGGGAACGGGCCGCCGGGCGCCCCCGCCGCCAGCGCCACCAGCGCCACCACGGACACCAGCGACACCGGCCCCGCCACCGGCCCCACGGGCCGCCGCCGCGCTGCCATTGCCACCGCCAGAGCCCCCGGAACCGGCCGCCCCGCCCGCaggccccggcgctgccgccgccgcccggaGAGCGAAAGCGAAAGTGACGCGGAAAGAAAGCGGCTGCGCCCGGGCAGGGGAGGGAcagggcgggccgggccgggcaggggagggacagggagggccGGGCAGCGGAGGGAcagggcgggccgggccgggagggacagggcgggccgggccgggagggacagggagggccGGGCAGCGGAGGGACAgggcgggccgggcgggggaGGGAcagggcgggccgggccgggggggacagggagggccGGGCAGCGGAGGGAcagggcgggccgggccggggggggaCAGGGCGGGCCGCGCTGCGGGGCGGTGgctcctttgctgctgctcctttgcgtctccttctcctccttctttgtccccttcttctccttctcattttccttcttcttctcctccttctcatTCTACtacttcttctccttcccttctttctcccttctccttttaGTTCTTCTTGTTCTCCTCAtccttcttcttcttattcTCCTTCTTCTCATTCTCATTCTACCGGTCCTTCTTCTCATCtcgttcttcctttctcctccttctccttctatttttcttctcctccttgtccttgtcctcctcctcctcattctCATTTTACttgttcttctccttctcttctttctccctctttccttctcttctccttttcattcttcttattcttcttgtccttcttcttcttctcctcttctttttctcatcttgttctttctttctgcttctccttctccttctccttctccttctccttctccttctccttctccttctccttctccttctcttctttcttgttctttccttcttcttctctttcttcttcttctcattctacttctttttcttctcctcttctttctccttctttcctccttctccttctctttcttgttctcctccttctccttcctcttctctttgtcttcttctcctcctcctccttcttcatAATACTAGTACTACTGTTAttattgtttcttactacttattCATCACTGATGCCTTGTGACTGCTGGGTAAAGCGGACAGCTTACTCCTGGAGCGCTATCGGGCGGGGGGTTGCAGTCACCACCTCTGGGGCGGGAAGGGTGGGCTGCAAGAGGACGACTCTGACAGGGCGCTGTGGGCCAGCGGGACTTCAGCGGCTCACGAGGGAAAAGCCTCACCTTCCAGGCGTCCTAAATTCCTGCTGCAGTTAATAAAACAGTCCAGAATAACGTCTTTTCTTACGGGCTTTTTGCAATTCTGCGTCTGTAAAACATGAACGAAAACATTAACAAAATCTTGGACAAGTAGCTGAGGACTGAGAACCTCTGAAAACGCCTTTCACATTTTACATTACTGGGGCGTTTAAAGCAATTTCATATATTGTATACACACACCGTGACATATTAACAGAATACAGGAAACACTGGTGGTCTTACCTTAATTCTATCTATTAATTCTATCTATTTAGTTCCCAAATGTTCTCATTTCCACGTTTGAAACACtaatctttgtattttaaatcaaaaaacTTGAATAAAAAGCACCTGTAAGAGAAGCAAAGAACTGTCCTTCCGTCTCAAACATCGGATGGAGACAAAAGGCTGATTTCATCCGGGATCTTGCAGAAAATCGGAATGTCACAGCAACCTGAAGCCGAAAGCAAGTGCCCCAGGGGCGCTTTGCTGACAGGGCTTGTCTCACACAGAGCAATGAAAGATAAATCTTAGTTATTTTGCATGGCAAATACAGCACTTTGGAAATCACTTAGCGAGGGCTAAATTAACAGATTGCTGAACATAATtcctgcagagctcaggagTTAAAACCTTGGGTATTGATAATACGGAGCTGCTTTGGTGCGAGCAAATGCAGAACAGTCGTTATGAGTCTGAAGACGATCGACACAGCAAGAAGGAGCTTGACCTGTTTCAAGGCTGTTCGCTAACGATTTGTATGCACATAGTTATCAAAGGTCCTTCTTAAAAGTAATAAGTGATAATAATAATTGATTAAaacaatcaaataaaaaaacaagaagcaaacaaaaaaaccccacgtgTAGTTTTAATTACATTAGCTTCATTGTGCTAAGACGGCGGAAGGCAGGTATCTGCTTTTCAGCACCACATTTGCGTTGTGCAGAGCCGTTCCATCCCAACCATCTCCCCATAAAGCCTCTGAACACCTCAAGATTCCTTCTGCtaagaaataaagccaaaagaagCAAATCAGTGCCGTTTTATCACAAAGAGCTGTATTGCTGTTAatgagaaggagaaataaaagggCATTATGATGCTGATATGATAAAACACGTTATCAACACACATGAAAACTAAACCGAGATTTCCTACAGTTGGGAGTAGCTTCCCATGGTTGAGAACGTGTTCCTGTAATTAAGAAAACCATGTATGGTGGTGTTATAATCCTCGCAGccttttttttggcaaaacGGTTTACCTGGGTCGCCCAAGTTttccaaaacttttttttttgagcaatcACCAAACTTCAGGaggcttctttttaattttaagaattaaaaCCATCCCAAAACTGAGGGTTATTTCAAATAACGCCAGAATCGAACCTCAGACTGGCACAGCTGGGCTCGTCGTTGGAGGCCGGTCCTTTGAACATCAGGCAGCATCACAACGTTTAtgttggggaaaaaacaccttttgcacttttttaaattaaaaaaaagacatcgAATTTTGCATCTTTGAGGTTTTTCTTCACGTATACATGCTTGGCATCAGCAACATTCTTTActccaaaatgcctttttagCAGCCGCTGCAGTAACTCTGACGTTCAAATTAATAACACCCCCTTCGCTGGTTCGTCACTGGATGATTCACGTTAAAGCcactgtcgagggtttagattgcggggtgacaataaaaccgtggcagatgtattgttaaccccctccaccccccacttccccctttttgccccccctctccccccttcccactggtGATCgcgagggaaagaaggacagagagaagagatctgGAAAAatgaacaatgttttactaatgctactaataagaatagagaaaataatacaaaatatacaaaaccgatctggaaagtctcagcaaccgcagagccggcaaccaaagtcctggactggactctgcagccaaccggagctggattcagcctgtcactaggcctcagttcgcagggacgactagcaaggtcctctcctaatgtcggccatagggaaaagggaaaaaagggacgagatcctcgtgatctcccagttttatatgaagtattcacgtgaatgggatgttatacacagttggtcagtttctcggtcacttgtttctcgtcgcccctctcgcgagatgtccatccgtgcttatcaataagtttacattccattgctaggtttaccaaaacatgtgtctggtgctccaggaaaatgcagttaatatgaagcttgagctgacaggcaaaattcactgaaggagaaacttgtttttaacaaaaccaggacagccacATCGGTTGTTTCGAGAAGTGGGAGATGTGGGCAATGTGTGACAACACCGGCAGGACAACACACCGCCAGTGTGGCAAaatgcaaccccccctccctcccctccctccttcagtatggaagcagtgggcacatctccctctctctgctacttgaggccaacagcttcttttgtttggcccagagccccctggccagggccattaggagaagggagtgccgagctGCTGGGCGCCTGCAGCCAGTGGGGGGGATGTTTTGGCTTcgggggcacccacagccagggtgggggtgcagagaagcttctagaatgcctacagtcagatctcaTCAGCCAGtgtaaaaacgggactctcgtcgagactgggcccattgtcgcgggtctctcggagcacgagcgaGATGCTGCCGCCCAGAGCCCCCTCCCGGGATGGGGACtgcgcttgcctcgccgccacggctgtgagtgaaacttctcgcaggattgcgagtgtatttgtactttccgtgcacatttgcacgtgtaactttccgcgctccatatgagcccgtgtaaaattaatcctcacagaatcgcgggtgtattttccttccgtgcacatatgcacgtgtaactttccatgcacatttgcacacgtactttaaattatttcctcgcacaatcgcgagtgtattttcctcccgtgcttccacataagcacgtgtaggattccgtgcacacttgcacgtgtaagtaaattaactctcgcagggttgcgggtgtattataaatttaccctcgtgGAATCACGACTGTAtgcttcccgtactcactacgagtgcgtgtatctctttaaaataatcccacaccgtgtttaggcaagtgtgtgctcctccgggactcggggccggctccggcattgttttggtgaagccacgtgcatgcactctgtggaccgcctgttgtattagttg
The Columba livia isolate bColLiv1 breed racing homer chromosome Z, bColLiv1.pat.W.v2, whole genome shotgun sequence genome window above contains:
- the LOC102094662 gene encoding endoplasmic reticulum aminopeptidase 1 isoform X1 is translated as MAARRRPVGPVAGPVSLVSVVALVALAAGAPGGPFPWDAVRLPPHVEPLRYHLLLHPNLSTLSFAGRADIELRVARPAGAIVLHAKGLRVAAAAVALGGAAPGRPLRVLERRDREQLALLPAQPLRPGNYTLSLQYRANLSDTFRGFYRSTYRTRDGELRVLAATQFEPTAARMAFPCFDEPAFKATFSVKIRREPKHLALSNMPIVKSVSLTPWLVEDHFDTTVKMSTYLVAFIVSDFKSISKTTSHGIKVSVYAAPDKIHQAGYALDAAVKLLDFYEDYFSIPYPLPKQDLAAIPDFQSGAMENWGLTTYRESALLYDPEKSSASSKLWITMVIAHELAHQWFGNLVTMEWWNDLWLNEGFAKFMEFVSVRVTHPELAVEDHFLRRCFDAMEVDALDSSHPISTPVEDPAQILEMFDDVSYEKGSCILNMLRDYLTADVFKAGLVQYLQKYSYKNTRNADLWNSMTNICPTVGTDKNELEGGGFCRSQQSPSAAHWTKGEALDVRAMMDTWTLQKGFPLVTVTLRGRNVHLQQERYVKGDGSPSSAGRYLWHIPLTYITSKSNQVQRFLMTTKADVIILPEEVEWVKFNVDMNGYYIVHYEDDGWDRLINLLKENHTVISSNDRASLVNNAFQLVRTKKLSISKAFDLTLYLKHERQIMPVLQGLSELIPVYRLMERRGAGGTEKRLQEYIVNLFKELIDGQSWSDEGSVSARLLRSSLLLFACVHRYPPCVRRATELFTEWQKSNGTLRLPADVRSAVYAVGAQTPRGWDFLLRKYRLHSFHLEKNNIEFALSLSERQEELRWLMDQGLRGDIIRTQDLPHIIIYVAKNPSGYHLAWEFLKENWEKIVEKFELGSNSVAGIVAGVTSRYSTRSHLAQVKEFFGSAGEKSAQLRCVQQAIETIEDNIEWMDRNFEEVKAWLQNNHL
- the LOC102094662 gene encoding endoplasmic reticulum aminopeptidase 1 isoform X2 translates to MAARRRPVGPVAGPVSLVSVVALVALAAGAPGGPFPWDAVRLPPHVEPLRYHLLLHPNLSTLSFAGRADIELRVARPAGAIVLHAKGLRVAAAAVALGGAAPGRPLRVLERRDREQLALLPAQPLRPGNYTLSLQYRANLSDTFRGFYRSTYRTRDGELRVLAATQFEPTAARMAFPCFDEPAFKATFSVKIRREPKHLALSNMPIVKSVSLTPWLVEDHFDTTVKMSTYLVAFIVSDFKSISKTTSHGIKVSVYAAPDKIHQAGYALDAAVKLLDFYEDYFSIPYPLPKQDLAAIPDFQSGAMENWGLTTYRESALLYDPEKSSASSKLWITMVIAHELAHQWFGNLVTMEWWNDLWLNEGFAKFMEFVSVRVTHPELAVEDHFLRRCFDAMEVDALDSSHPISTPVEDPAQILEMFDDVSYEKGSCILNMLRDYLTADVFKAGLVQYLQKYSYKNTRNADLWNSMTNICPTVGTDKNELEGGGFCRSQQSPSAAHWTKGEALDVRAMMDTWTLQKGFPLVTVTLRGRNVHLQQERYVKGDGSPSSAGYLWHIPLTYITSKSNQVQRFLMTTKADVIILPEEVEWVKFNVDMNGYYIVHYEDDGWDRLINLLKENHTVISSNDRASLVNNAFQLVRTKKLSISKAFDLTLYLKHERQIMPVLQGLSELIPVYRLMERRGAGGTEKRLQEYIVNLFKELIDGQSWSDEGSVSARLLRSSLLLFACVHRYPPCVRRATELFTEWQKSNGTLRLPADVRSAVYAVGAQTPRGWDFLLRKYRLHSFHLEKNNIEFALSLSERQEELRWLMDQGLRGDIIRTQDLPHIIIYVAKNPSGYHLAWEFLKENWEKIVEKFELGSNSVAGIVAGVTSRYSTRSHLAQVKEFFGSAGEKSAQLRCVQQAIETIEDNIEWMDRNFEEVKAWLQNNHL